A region from the Streptosporangium sp. NBC_01756 genome encodes:
- the rpsL gene encoding 30S ribosomal protein S12, translated as MPTIQQLVRKGRQDKVTKTKTPALKASPQRRGTCMRVYTTTPKKPNSALRKVARVRLTNGIEVTAYIPGVGHNLQEHSIVLVRGGRVKDLPGVRYKIIRGSLDTQGVRNRKQARSRYGAKKEK; from the coding sequence GTGCCCACGATTCAGCAGCTGGTCCGCAAGGGCCGCCAGGACAAGGTCACCAAGACCAAGACCCCGGCGCTCAAGGCCAGCCCCCAGCGACGCGGCACCTGCATGCGCGTTTACACCACGACCCCCAAGAAGCCGAACTCCGCCCTCCGCAAGGTCGCGCGTGTCCGGCTCACCAACGGCATCGAGGTCACGGCCTACATCCCGGGTGTCGGCCACAACCTCCAGGAGCACTCCATCGTGCTCGTCCGCGGTGGTCGTGTGAAGGACCTGCCGGGTGTTCGCTACAAGATCATCCGTGGCTCGCTGGACACCCAGGGTGTCCGCAACCGCAAGCAGGCCCGTAGCCGTTACGGCGCGAAGAAGGAGAAGTAA
- the rpsG gene encoding 30S ribosomal protein S7, with protein sequence MPRKGSPGRRQLMADPVHNSPLVTALINKVLLDGKRSIAQSIVYGALEGAKEKTGNDPVVTLKRALDNVKPTLEVRSRRVGGATYQVPVEVRASRSTTLALRWLVQYSRARREKTMTERLMNELLDASNGLGASVKKREDTHKMAESNKAFAHYRW encoded by the coding sequence ATGCCTCGCAAGGGTTCTCCTGGCCGTCGTCAGCTCATGGCTGACCCGGTCCACAACTCGCCGCTGGTCACCGCGCTCATCAACAAGGTGCTCCTGGACGGCAAGCGCTCCATCGCGCAGTCCATCGTCTACGGCGCCCTTGAGGGTGCCAAGGAGAAGACCGGCAACGACCCGGTCGTCACCCTGAAGCGCGCGCTGGACAACGTCAAGCCCACCCTTGAGGTCCGCAGCCGCCGTGTCGGTGGCGCGACCTACCAGGTCCCGGTCGAGGTGCGCGCCTCGCGCAGCACCACCCTGGCCCTGCGCTGGCTGGTGCAGTACTCCCGCGCCCGCCGCGAGAAGACCATGACTGAGCGCCTCATGAACGAACTGCTCGACGCCAGCAACGGCCTCGGCGCAAGCGTCAAGAAGCGCGAGGACACCCACAAGATGGCCGAGTCCAACAAGGCCTTCGCCCACTACCGCTGGTAA
- the fusA gene encoding elongation factor G, whose amino-acid sequence MAHIDAGKTTTTERILFYTGINYKIGEVHEGAATMDWMEQEQERGITITSAATTCEWLGHTINIIDTPGHVDFTIEVERSLRVLDGAVAVFDGVAGVEPQSETVWRQADRYEVPRICFVNKMDRVGAEFHRCVDMMISRLNATPAVIQLPWGVEADFKGVIDLVKMKGLIWSAEAAKGEMYETVEIPAEHAETAREWRDKLVETVSENDDELMELFLEGVEPTEEQLVAAIRRATLASAINPVLTGTAFKNKGVQPLLDAIVAYLPAPIDIPAFKGHAVGKEEEIIERHADVTEPFSALAFKIAADQHLGRLTYIRIYSGTLETGTAVVNSVKGRKERIGKIYQMHANKREERPSAVAGQIVAVMGLKDTTTGDTLSDPANPVVLESMNFPAPVISVAIEPKTKGDQEKLGTAIQRLAEEDPSFQVRRDEETGQTVIWGMGELHLEILVDRMRREFKVEANIGRPQVAYRETIRRKVEKVDYVHKKQTGGSGQFAKVIIDLEPLGDGNDGYEFSNKVSGGRIPREYIPSVDAGAQEAAEFGVLAGYPMVGVKVTLQDGAYHEVDSSEMAFKIAGSMAFKEAARKADAVILEPMMAVEVTTPEDYMGDVIGDLNGRRGQIQAMDERSGARIVKALVPLSEMFGYVGDLRSKTQGRASYSMQFDSYAEVPAHIAKEIVAKVRGE is encoded by the coding sequence ATGGCCCACATCGACGCGGGCAAGACCACGACGACCGAGCGCATCCTGTTCTACACCGGTATCAACTACAAGATCGGTGAAGTCCACGAGGGCGCAGCCACGATGGACTGGATGGAGCAGGAGCAGGAGCGTGGTATCACCATCACCTCCGCTGCTACGACCTGCGAGTGGCTCGGCCACACGATCAACATCATCGACACGCCGGGTCACGTGGACTTCACGATCGAGGTGGAGCGTTCGCTCCGCGTCCTCGACGGTGCCGTCGCCGTATTCGACGGCGTCGCCGGTGTCGAGCCGCAGTCCGAGACGGTCTGGCGTCAGGCCGACCGCTACGAGGTTCCCCGGATCTGCTTCGTCAACAAGATGGACCGCGTCGGCGCGGAGTTCCACCGCTGCGTCGACATGATGATCAGCCGCCTGAACGCGACCCCCGCGGTCATCCAGCTTCCCTGGGGCGTCGAGGCTGACTTCAAGGGCGTCATCGACCTGGTGAAGATGAAGGGCCTGATCTGGAGCGCCGAGGCGGCCAAGGGCGAGATGTACGAGACCGTGGAGATCCCGGCGGAGCACGCCGAGACCGCCCGCGAGTGGCGTGACAAGCTCGTCGAGACCGTCTCCGAGAACGACGACGAGCTGATGGAGCTCTTCCTCGAAGGCGTCGAGCCCACCGAGGAGCAGCTGGTCGCGGCCATCCGCCGCGCCACGCTGGCCAGCGCCATCAACCCGGTCCTGACCGGCACCGCGTTCAAGAACAAGGGCGTGCAGCCCCTGCTCGACGCGATCGTCGCCTACCTTCCCGCCCCGATCGACATCCCGGCCTTCAAGGGCCACGCGGTCGGCAAGGAAGAGGAGATCATCGAGCGTCACGCGGACGTGACCGAGCCGTTCTCCGCGCTGGCCTTCAAGATCGCGGCCGACCAGCACCTGGGCCGTCTGACCTACATCCGCATCTACTCGGGCACGCTCGAGACCGGCACCGCCGTGGTCAACTCGGTGAAGGGCCGCAAGGAGCGGATCGGCAAGATCTACCAGATGCACGCCAACAAGCGCGAAGAGCGCCCGTCGGCCGTCGCCGGTCAGATCGTCGCCGTCATGGGTCTGAAGGACACCACCACCGGTGACACCCTGTCCGACCCGGCCAACCCCGTGGTCCTGGAGTCGATGAACTTCCCGGCGCCGGTCATCAGCGTCGCCATCGAGCCCAAGACCAAGGGCGACCAGGAGAAGCTGGGCACCGCCATCCAGCGTCTGGCCGAGGAGGACCCGTCCTTCCAGGTCCGGCGTGACGAGGAGACCGGGCAGACGGTCATCTGGGGTATGGGCGAGCTCCACCTGGAGATCCTCGTCGACCGGATGCGCCGCGAGTTCAAGGTCGAGGCCAACATCGGCCGGCCTCAGGTGGCGTACCGGGAGACCATCCGCCGCAAGGTGGAGAAGGTCGACTACGTCCACAAGAAGCAGACCGGTGGTTCCGGCCAGTTCGCCAAGGTCATCATCGACCTTGAGCCGCTGGGCGACGGCAACGACGGTTATGAGTTCTCCAACAAGGTCTCCGGTGGCCGCATCCCGCGGGAGTACATCCCGTCGGTCGACGCGGGCGCCCAGGAGGCCGCCGAGTTCGGCGTGCTCGCCGGCTACCCCATGGTCGGGGTCAAGGTCACCCTGCAGGACGGTGCCTACCACGAGGTGGACTCGTCCGAAATGGCCTTCAAGATCGCCGGCTCGATGGCCTTCAAGGAGGCCGCGCGCAAGGCGGACGCAGTAATCCTGGAGCCGATGATGGCCGTCGAGGTCACCACGCCCGAGGACTACATGGGTGACGTCATCGGTGACCTCAACGGTCGCCGCGGGCAGATCCAGGCGATGGACGAGCGCTCCGGCGCCCGTATCGTCAAGGCGCTCGTGCCGCTCTCCGAGATGTTCGGCTACGTGGGTGACCTCCGTAGCAAGACGCAGGGACGCGCGAGCTACAGCATGCAGTTCGACTCCTATGCGGAAGTGCCTGCGCACATCGCCAAGGAGATCGTCGCGAAGGTACGGGGCGAGTAA
- the rpoB gene encoding DNA-directed RNA polymerase subunit beta — protein MAASRNASAVPAGPRRVSFARIQEPLEVPDLLALQTESFDWLLGNEKWKGRVEAARQAGRKDVPAQSGLEEIFEEISPIEDFSGTMSLSFRDHRFEPPKYSVDECKDKDMTYSAPMFVTAEFINNTTGEIKSQTVFMGDFPLMTGKGTFIINGTERVVVSQLVRSPGVYFDRSVDKTSDKDLYGCKVIPSRGAWLEFEIDKRDSVGVRIDRKRKQAVTVLLKALGWTTDQILERFGQYESMRATLEKDHTAGQDDALLDIYRKLRPGEPPTKESAQTLLENLYFNHKRYDLAKVGRYKINKKLGVDSEITQGTLTEEDIVATIEYIVKLHAGEIAMPGTNGEIVVETDDIDHFGNRRLRSVGELIQNQVRLGLARMERVVRERMTTQDVEAITPQTLINIRPVVASIKEFFGTSQLSQFMDQTNPLAGLTHKRRLNSLGPGGLSRERAGFEVRDVHPSHYGRMCPIETPEGPNIGLIGSLASYGRLNAFGFVETPYRKVVEGRVTDQIDYLTADVEDRHVIAQANTPIGPDGTFLEDRVLVRRKGGEFESLRANEVNYMDVSARQMVSVATAMIPFLEHDDANRALMGSNMQRQSVPLLKSEAPLVGTGMEYRAATDAGDVISAEKAGVVEEVSADYVTVMNDDGTRTTYRIAKFKRSNQGTCFNQKPIVAEGDRIEVNQVVADGPCTDTGEMALGKNLLVAFMPWEGHNYEDAIILSQRLVQDDVLSSIHIEEHEVDARDTKLGPEEITRDIPNVSEEVLADLDERGIIRIGAEVVPGDILVGKVTPKGETELTPEERLLRAIFGEKAREVRDTSLKVPHGEQGKVIGVRVFSREEGDELPPGVNELVRVYVAQKRKITDGDKLAGRHGNKGVISKILPVEDMPFLEDGTPVDIILNPLGVPGRMNVGQVLETHLGWIAARGWDISGVQEAWAERLRDKGFEKVDPRTNMATPVFDGANEEEIVGLLDNTLVNRDGGRMVGANGKAQLFDGRSGEPFPHPISVGYIYILKLLHLVDDKIHARSTGPYSMITQQPLGGKAQFGGQRFGEMEVWALEAYGAAYALQELLTIKSDDVLGRVKVYEAIVKGENIPEPGIPESFKVLIKEMQSLCLNVEVLSSDGMSIEMRDTDEDVFRAAEELGIDLSRREPSSVEEV, from the coding sequence TTGGCAGCCTCGCGCAACGCCTCCGCCGTACCCGCTGGTCCCCGTCGTGTGTCTTTCGCACGAATTCAGGAGCCGCTCGAAGTTCCTGATCTTCTCGCTCTCCAGACCGAGTCCTTCGACTGGTTGCTCGGCAACGAGAAGTGGAAGGGGCGGGTCGAGGCGGCTCGCCAGGCCGGGCGCAAGGACGTTCCGGCCCAGTCGGGTCTCGAAGAGATCTTCGAAGAGATCAGTCCCATTGAGGACTTCTCCGGGACTATGTCCCTGTCGTTCCGCGATCACCGGTTCGAGCCGCCCAAGTACTCAGTAGATGAGTGCAAAGACAAGGACATGACCTACTCCGCCCCGATGTTCGTCACGGCGGAGTTCATCAATAACACCACTGGTGAGATCAAGAGCCAGACCGTCTTCATGGGTGATTTCCCGCTCATGACCGGCAAGGGCACTTTCATCATCAACGGCACAGAGCGTGTCGTGGTCTCCCAGCTGGTCCGGTCTCCGGGCGTCTACTTCGACCGCAGTGTCGACAAGACCTCCGACAAGGACCTCTACGGCTGCAAGGTGATCCCCTCCAGGGGCGCCTGGCTCGAGTTCGAGATCGACAAGCGTGACAGCGTCGGTGTCCGTATCGACCGTAAGCGCAAGCAGGCCGTCACGGTCCTGCTGAAGGCGCTCGGCTGGACCACCGACCAGATCCTTGAGCGTTTCGGGCAGTACGAGTCCATGCGCGCCACCCTGGAGAAGGACCACACGGCCGGCCAGGACGACGCTCTGCTGGACATCTACCGCAAGCTGCGCCCCGGCGAGCCGCCGACCAAGGAGTCGGCGCAGACGCTTCTGGAGAACCTGTACTTCAACCACAAGCGTTACGACCTCGCCAAGGTCGGCCGCTACAAGATCAATAAAAAGCTCGGTGTCGACAGCGAGATCACGCAGGGGACGCTGACCGAAGAGGACATCGTCGCCACGATCGAGTACATCGTCAAGCTGCACGCCGGCGAGATCGCGATGCCGGGCACGAACGGTGAGATCGTCGTCGAGACCGACGACATCGACCACTTCGGCAACCGCCGCCTGCGCAGCGTCGGCGAGCTCATCCAGAACCAGGTCCGCCTGGGCCTGGCCCGTATGGAGCGCGTCGTGCGCGAGCGGATGACCACTCAGGACGTCGAGGCCATCACGCCGCAGACCCTGATCAACATCCGCCCGGTCGTGGCGTCGATCAAGGAGTTCTTCGGCACCTCCCAGCTGTCGCAGTTCATGGACCAGACCAACCCGCTGGCCGGTCTGACGCACAAGCGGCGTCTGAACTCGCTGGGTCCCGGTGGTCTGTCCCGTGAGCGGGCGGGCTTCGAGGTCCGCGACGTGCACCCGTCCCACTACGGCCGGATGTGCCCGATCGAGACCCCGGAAGGGCCGAACATCGGCCTGATCGGCTCGCTGGCCTCCTACGGCCGGCTCAACGCCTTCGGCTTCGTGGAGACGCCGTACCGCAAGGTCGTCGAGGGCCGGGTCACCGACCAGATCGACTACCTCACCGCCGACGTGGAGGACCGTCACGTCATCGCCCAGGCGAACACGCCGATCGGGCCCGATGGCACGTTCCTCGAGGACCGCGTGCTCGTCCGCCGTAAGGGCGGCGAGTTCGAGTCCCTGCGGGCCAACGAGGTCAACTACATGGACGTGTCGGCACGCCAGATGGTGTCGGTCGCCACCGCGATGATCCCGTTCCTCGAGCACGACGACGCCAACCGCGCGCTCATGGGTTCCAACATGCAGCGCCAGTCGGTGCCGCTGCTCAAGAGCGAGGCGCCGCTGGTCGGCACCGGCATGGAATACCGTGCCGCGACCGACGCCGGCGACGTCATCAGCGCCGAGAAGGCCGGTGTGGTCGAGGAGGTCTCCGCCGACTACGTCACCGTGATGAACGACGACGGCACCCGCACCACCTACCGGATCGCCAAGTTCAAGCGCTCCAACCAGGGGACCTGCTTCAACCAGAAGCCGATCGTCGCCGAAGGCGACCGGATCGAGGTGAACCAGGTCGTCGCCGACGGTCCCTGCACCGACACCGGCGAGATGGCGCTCGGCAAGAACCTGCTCGTGGCGTTCATGCCGTGGGAGGGCCACAACTACGAAGACGCGATCATCCTCTCCCAGCGTCTGGTCCAGGACGACGTCCTCTCCTCGATCCACATCGAGGAGCACGAGGTCGACGCCCGGGACACCAAGCTGGGTCCTGAGGAGATCACCCGGGACATCCCGAACGTCTCCGAGGAGGTCCTGGCCGACCTCGACGAGCGCGGCATCATCCGCATCGGCGCAGAGGTCGTCCCCGGTGACATCCTCGTCGGCAAGGTCACGCCCAAGGGCGAGACCGAGCTGACCCCCGAGGAGCGCCTGCTCCGCGCGATCTTCGGTGAGAAGGCCCGCGAGGTCCGTGACACCTCCCTGAAGGTGCCGCACGGCGAGCAGGGCAAGGTCATCGGAGTCCGCGTGTTCAGCCGGGAGGAGGGCGACGAGCTTCCTCCGGGCGTCAACGAGCTGGTCCGCGTCTACGTGGCCCAGAAGCGCAAGATCACCGATGGTGACAAGCTGGCCGGCCGCCATGGCAACAAGGGCGTCATCTCCAAGATCCTTCCGGTCGAGGACATGCCGTTCCTCGAGGACGGCACGCCGGTCGACATCATCCTCAACCCCCTGGGCGTGCCCGGCCGTATGAACGTCGGCCAGGTCCTGGAGACCCACCTCGGGTGGATCGCCGCCAGAGGGTGGGACATCTCGGGCGTCCAGGAGGCGTGGGCCGAGCGGCTCCGCGACAAGGGCTTCGAGAAGGTCGACCCGCGCACCAACATGGCCACCCCGGTGTTCGACGGTGCCAACGAAGAAGAGATCGTCGGTCTGCTCGACAACACCCTGGTCAACAGGGACGGCGGGCGCATGGTCGGCGCGAACGGAAAGGCCCAGCTCTTCGACGGCCGTTCCGGCGAGCCGTTCCCGCACCCGATCTCGGTCGGCTACATCTACATCCTGAAGCTGCTCCACCTGGTCGACGACAAGATCCACGCACGTTCGACCGGCCCGTACTCCATGATCACCCAGCAGCCGCTCGGTGGTAAGGCCCAGTTCGGTGGACAGCGCTTCGGTGAGATGGAGGTGTGGGCGCTGGAGGCGTACGGCGCCGCCTACGCCCTGCAGGAGCTGCTGACCATCAAGTCCGACGACGTCCTCGGCCGGGTGAAGGTCTACGAGGCCATCGTCAAGGGCGAGAACATTCCCGAGCCGGGCATTCCGGAGTCGTTCAAGGTCCTCATCAAGGAAATGCAGTCGCTGTGCCTGAACGTCGAGGTGCTCTCCAGCGACGGCATGTCCATCGAGATGCGGGACACCGACGAGGATGTCTTCCGCGCCGCGGAAGAGCTCGGCATCGACCTGTCTCGGCGTGAGCCGAGCAGCGTCGAAGAGGTCTGA
- a CDS encoding DNA-directed RNA polymerase subunit beta' yields the protein MLDVNFFDELRIGLATADDIRQWSHGEVKKPETINYRTLKPEKDGLFCEKIFGPTRDWECYCGKYKRVRFKGIICERCGVEVTRAKVRRERMGHIELAAPVTHIWYFKGVPSRLGYLLDLAPKDLEKVIYFAAYMITHVDKEMRERDLPSLEAKISVERQHVEQRRDADIEARQKKLENDLTELEAAGAKGDQRRKVREGAEREMRQLRDRAQRELDRLDEVWSRFKNLKVQDLEGDELLYREMRDRFGRYFRGGMGAQAIQERLTNFDLDLEAENLRETIRSGKGQKKARALKRLKVVSAFLNTRNSPNGMVLDCIPVIPPDLRPMVQLDGGRFATSDLNDLYRRVINRNNRLKRLLDLGAPEIIVNNEKRMLQEAVDALFDNGRRGRPVTGPGNRPLKSLSDMLKGKQGRFRQNLLGKRVDYSGRSVIVVGPQLKLHQCGLPKQMALELFKPFVMKRLVDLNHAQNIKSAKRMVERARPVVWDVLEEVITEHPVLLNRAPTLHRLGIQAFEPQLVEGKAIQIHPLVCTAFNADFDGDQMAVHLPLSAEAQAEARILMLSTNNILKPADGKPVTMPTQDMIIGLYSLTTLKDDEQDAVGQGRVFGSVPEALMAYDRHELDIQAKIQIRLKGDVPPPRGWTAPEGWETGDSYRLETTLGRCLFNQTLPANYPYVNSQVGKKQLSAIVNELAEKYPKVEVATALDALKDAGFYWATRAGVTISIEDVISPPNKAAIMETYERRADKVQREYERGLITDEERRQELIEIWTHATSDVTDDMQKAFPKTNPVWMMVQSGARGNLMQVRQISGIRGLVSNTKGETIPRPIKASFREGLSVLEYFISTHGQRKGLADTALRTADSGYLTRRLVDVAQDVIVREIDCGTDRGVPLHVGERDAQGNLVKAENAESNVHGRILAEDVEVDGKVIAAAGVDINDIHVTALVDAGVETVRTRSALVCEAKIGVCATCYGRSLATGKLVDVGEAVGIIAAQSIGEPGTQLTMRTFHTGGVAGADITHGLPRVQELFEARVPKGVAPISEAEGRARIDETDKTRKIVIVPDDGSEEIAYPVSMRSRLLISDGQRITVGQQLIAGAVNPNEVLRILGPRAVQLHLVAEVQQVYRSQGVSIHDKHIEIIVRQMLKRVNVLESGDADMLPGELVERPRFERINRECVAEGGTPASGRPVLMGITKASLATESWLSAASFQETTRVLTDAAIHAKSDSLLGLKENVIIGKLIPAGTGMPQYRNIRVEPTEEAKAAMYTVGGYDGSAADYTFGSGSGEAVPLEEYDFGQYNR from the coding sequence GTGCTGGACGTCAACTTCTTCGACGAGCTTCGGATCGGCCTCGCGACGGCTGACGATATTCGCCAGTGGTCGCACGGCGAGGTCAAGAAGCCCGAGACCATCAACTACCGGACCCTCAAGCCCGAGAAGGACGGACTCTTCTGCGAGAAGATCTTCGGTCCGACCCGGGACTGGGAGTGCTACTGCGGTAAGTACAAGCGCGTCCGCTTCAAGGGCATCATCTGTGAGCGCTGTGGCGTCGAGGTGACCCGCGCCAAGGTGCGTCGTGAGCGGATGGGCCACATCGAGCTGGCCGCACCCGTCACGCACATCTGGTACTTCAAGGGTGTTCCGTCCCGTCTGGGATACCTGCTCGACCTGGCTCCGAAGGACCTTGAGAAGGTCATCTACTTCGCGGCCTACATGATCACGCATGTCGACAAGGAGATGCGTGAGCGTGACCTGCCCTCGCTCGAGGCGAAGATCTCGGTCGAGCGGCAGCACGTCGAGCAGCGCCGTGACGCCGACATCGAGGCCCGGCAGAAGAAGCTCGAGAACGACCTGACCGAGCTGGAGGCCGCCGGGGCCAAGGGCGACCAGCGCCGCAAGGTCCGCGAAGGGGCCGAGCGCGAGATGCGTCAGCTCCGTGACCGGGCCCAGCGTGAGCTGGACCGTCTGGACGAGGTCTGGAGCCGCTTCAAGAACCTCAAGGTCCAAGACCTTGAGGGCGACGAGCTGCTCTACCGCGAGATGCGCGACCGCTTCGGCCGCTACTTCCGCGGTGGCATGGGCGCCCAGGCCATTCAGGAGCGTCTGACCAACTTCGACCTCGACCTCGAGGCCGAGAACCTGCGCGAGACGATCCGCAGCGGCAAGGGCCAGAAGAAGGCCCGCGCGCTCAAGCGTCTCAAGGTCGTGTCGGCGTTCCTGAACACGCGCAACTCGCCCAACGGCATGGTCCTGGACTGCATCCCGGTCATCCCGCCGGACCTGCGCCCGATGGTGCAGCTCGACGGTGGCCGGTTCGCGACCTCGGACCTGAACGACCTGTACCGCCGGGTGATCAACCGGAACAACCGTCTCAAGCGTCTCCTTGACCTCGGCGCGCCCGAGATCATCGTGAACAACGAGAAGCGGATGCTCCAGGAGGCCGTCGACGCGCTGTTCGACAACGGCCGCCGCGGCCGTCCGGTCACCGGTCCTGGCAACCGTCCCCTGAAGTCCCTCAGCGACATGCTGAAGGGCAAGCAGGGCCGGTTCCGCCAGAACCTGCTGGGCAAGCGAGTCGACTACTCCGGCCGTTCGGTCATCGTCGTCGGCCCGCAGCTGAAGCTGCACCAGTGCGGCCTGCCCAAGCAGATGGCGCTGGAGCTGTTCAAGCCGTTCGTGATGAAGCGCCTGGTCGACCTGAACCACGCGCAGAACATCAAGTCGGCCAAGCGGATGGTCGAGCGTGCCCGCCCGGTCGTGTGGGACGTCCTCGAAGAGGTCATCACCGAGCACCCGGTGCTGCTCAACCGCGCACCGACCCTGCACCGCCTGGGCATCCAGGCCTTCGAGCCGCAGCTGGTCGAGGGCAAGGCCATCCAGATCCACCCGCTCGTCTGCACCGCGTTCAACGCGGACTTCGACGGTGACCAGATGGCCGTGCACCTGCCGCTGTCGGCCGAGGCGCAGGCCGAGGCCCGCATCCTGATGCTGTCCACCAACAACATCCTGAAGCCGGCCGACGGCAAGCCGGTGACCATGCCCACCCAGGACATGATCATCGGTCTCTACTCGCTGACCACGCTGAAGGACGACGAGCAGGACGCGGTCGGCCAGGGCAGGGTCTTCGGCTCGGTGCCCGAGGCGCTCATGGCCTACGACCGGCACGAGCTGGACATCCAGGCCAAGATCCAGATCCGGTTGAAGGGCGACGTCCCGCCGCCCCGCGGCTGGACGGCTCCCGAGGGCTGGGAGACGGGCGACAGCTACCGGCTGGAGACCACGCTCGGCCGCTGCCTGTTCAACCAGACGCTGCCGGCGAACTACCCGTACGTGAACTCCCAGGTCGGCAAGAAGCAGCTCTCGGCCATCGTCAACGAGCTGGCCGAGAAGTACCCCAAGGTCGAGGTCGCGACCGCGCTCGACGCGCTCAAGGACGCCGGTTTCTACTGGGCGACCCGCGCCGGTGTGACGATCTCGATCGAGGACGTCATCTCGCCGCCGAACAAGGCCGCGATCATGGAGACGTACGAGCGCAGGGCCGACAAGGTGCAGCGCGAGTACGAGCGTGGTCTCATCACGGACGAGGAGCGCCGTCAGGAGCTCATCGAGATCTGGACGCACGCGACCAGTGACGTGACCGACGACATGCAGAAGGCGTTCCCGAAGACCAACCCGGTCTGGATGATGGTCCAGTCGGGCGCCCGAGGAAACCTGATGCAGGTCCGGCAGATCTCCGGTATCCGCGGTCTGGTGTCCAACACCAAGGGTGAGACGATCCCGCGTCCGATCAAGGCCTCGTTCCGCGAGGGCCTGTCGGTGCTGGAGTACTTCATCTCCACCCACGGACAGCGGAAGGGCTTGGCGGACACCGCGCTGCGGACCGCCGACTCGGGTTACCTGACCCGTCGTCTGGTGGACGTCGCGCAGGACGTCATCGTCCGTGAGATCGACTGCGGCACCGACCGCGGGGTCCCGCTGCACGTCGGCGAGCGCGACGCCCAGGGCAACCTGGTCAAGGCGGAGAACGCCGAGAGCAACGTGCACGGCCGCATCCTGGCCGAGGACGTCGAGGTGGACGGCAAGGTCATCGCGGCCGCGGGTGTCGACATCAACGACATCCACGTCACCGCGCTGGTCGACGCCGGTGTGGAGACCGTCCGGACCCGCAGCGCTCTCGTCTGCGAGGCCAAGATCGGTGTCTGCGCCACCTGCTACGGCCGCTCGCTCGCGACCGGCAAGCTCGTGGACGTCGGCGAGGCGGTCGGCATCATCGCCGCCCAGTCGATCGGCGAGCCCGGCACCCAGCTGACGATGCGTACCTTCCACACCGGTGGTGTGGCGGGTGCGGACATCACCCACGGTCTGCCCCGTGTCCAGGAGCTCTTCGAGGCGCGCGTCCCCAAGGGTGTCGCCCCGATCAGCGAGGCCGAGGGCCGGGCCCGGATCGACGAGACCGACAAGACCCGCAAGATCGTGATCGTTCCGGACGACGGGTCGGAGGAGATCGCCTACCCGGTGTCCATGCGGTCGCGTCTGCTGATCTCCGACGGGCAGCGGATCACGGTCGGTCAGCAGCTGATCGCCGGTGCCGTCAACCCCAACGAGGTGCTGCGCATCCTCGGCCCGCGGGCCGTGCAGCTGCACCTGGTGGCCGAGGTCCAGCAGGTCTACCGGTCGCAGGGTGTGTCGATCCACGACAAGCACATCGAGATCATCGTCCGGCAGATGCTCAAGCGCGTGAACGTGCTCGAGTCGGGTGACGCCGACATGCTGCCAGGTGAGCTCGTCGAGCGGCCGCGCTTCGAGCGGATCAACCGCGAGTGCGTGGCCGAGGGCGGCACGCCGGCCTCGGGCCGGCCGGTGCTGATGGGCATCACCAAGGCCTCGCTCGCCACCGAGTCCTGGCTGTCGGCGGCCTCCTTCCAGGAGACGACCCGAGTGCTCACCGACGCGGCGATCCACGCCAAGTCGGACTCGCTGCTCGGTCTCAAGGAGAACGTCATCATCGGAAAGCTCATCCCGGCCGGTACGGGCATGCCCCAGTACCGCAACATCCGGGTCGAGCCCACCGAGGAGGCCAAGGCCGCGATGTACACGGTCGGTGGCTACGACGGCTCCGCCGCGGACTACACCTTCGGGTCGGGTTCCGGTGAGGCCGTGCCGCTGGAGGAGTACGACTTCGGTCAGTACAACCGCTAA